The following proteins are encoded in a genomic region of Bernardetia sp. MNP-M8:
- the rlmB gene encoding 23S rRNA (guanosine(2251)-2'-O)-methyltransferase RlmB yields the protein MQTPSDDNNRNDDYKDSKSNFKEKKDYTHSRQNRNQRQTTSNFIFGWHPVLEALRSDKTIDKILVEKDFKSEEMTELMQLVRKQSIYVQRVPVEKLNRVTRKAHQGVVAFVSEIDFVPLENIVAGAFEAGKNPLILILDRITDVRNFGAIVRSAECTGVDGIVVPTRLTAQMGADAVKTSAGALMHMPICRYRSLVGAVNFLKESGLKVVACTEKTDKQIYDLELDMPLAIVMGSEEVGISEEVLEVVDERASLPMVGKVGSLNVSVATGVALYEVVRQKSITN from the coding sequence ATGCAAACTCCAAGCGACGATAACAACAGAAACGACGATTATAAAGATTCGAAAAGTAATTTTAAAGAAAAAAAAGACTATACTCATTCAAGACAGAATAGAAATCAAAGACAAACTACTTCTAATTTTATTTTTGGCTGGCATCCTGTTTTGGAGGCACTCAGAAGTGATAAAACTATCGATAAAATTTTAGTAGAAAAAGATTTTAAAAGTGAAGAAATGACAGAACTTATGCAGCTTGTAAGAAAGCAAAGCATTTATGTTCAGCGAGTTCCTGTTGAAAAGTTGAATAGAGTTACACGAAAAGCGCATCAAGGTGTAGTTGCTTTTGTTTCTGAAATTGATTTTGTTCCCTTAGAAAATATCGTTGCAGGAGCTTTTGAAGCTGGCAAAAATCCATTGATTTTGATTTTGGATAGAATAACAGATGTTAGAAATTTTGGTGCAATTGTTCGTTCGGCAGAATGTACAGGTGTAGATGGAATTGTAGTTCCGACACGCTTAACAGCTCAAATGGGTGCAGATGCAGTCAAAACTTCAGCAGGCGCACTTATGCACATGCCAATTTGTAGATATAGAAGTTTGGTAGGCGCAGTTAATTTTTTGAAAGAATCAGGTTTGAAAGTAGTTGCCTGTACTGAAAAAACAGACAAACAGATTTATGATTTGGAATTAGATATGCCTTTAGCCATTGTGATGGGTTCAGAAGAAGTAGGAATTTCGGAAGAAGTGCTAGAAGTAGTAGATGAAAGAGCTAGTCTTCCTATGGTGGGAAAAGTAGGTTCGCTCAATGTTTCGGTAGCAACAGGTGTAGCTTTATACGAGGTAGTTCGTCAAAAATCAATTACGAATTAA
- a CDS encoding FAD-dependent oxidoreductase, translating to MWSFWENKSFKKYDYIIVGAGITGLSTATSLIEKNPKAKIAVLERGFLPTGASTKNAGFACFGSLSEIASDLKTMSETELTDLVTNRLQGLEKLRTRLGDKKIGYKNYGGYELILDKQIPYINELDKVNQLLQPIFNGQNVFKTKDGLIEGFGFNARHVRRIVYNRFEGQIHTGKMMKSLLNYVQKRGVTVFTGCEVTDFEDVQIEGKAGKNNVSVKIKNPLQNEDANFPDIELTASKVAICTNAFSKKLIPDLDLQAGRGQVLVTKPLKYLRFKGTFHLDEGFYYFRNFGRRIILGGGRNMDFEGETTTKLETTELILEDLKSKLSEIIIPKHKFEIDTTWAGIMAFTESSKTKIPLLQNYSKNVVLGVRLGGMGVALGSKLGEEIAEMMGN from the coding sequence ATGTGGAGTTTTTGGGAAAATAAATCATTTAAAAAGTACGACTATATTATTGTCGGTGCTGGCATCACAGGACTTTCGACGGCTACTAGTCTCATCGAAAAAAATCCAAAGGCTAAAATTGCTGTTTTGGAAAGAGGTTTTTTGCCTACTGGAGCAAGCACCAAAAATGCAGGTTTTGCTTGTTTTGGAAGTCTTTCAGAAATTGCTTCCGACCTAAAAACGATGAGCGAAACTGAGCTTACAGACCTTGTAACAAATCGTTTGCAAGGACTTGAAAAATTGCGTACTCGTTTAGGAGATAAAAAAATAGGTTATAAAAATTATGGAGGATATGAGCTTATTTTAGATAAACAAATTCCTTATATCAATGAGTTAGATAAAGTAAATCAGCTTTTACAGCCCATTTTTAACGGACAAAATGTATTCAAAACCAAAGACGGCTTAATAGAAGGCTTTGGCTTTAATGCTCGCCACGTCAGAAGGATTGTCTATAATCGCTTTGAGGGACAGATTCATACAGGCAAAATGATGAAGTCGCTTTTAAATTATGTCCAAAAGAGAGGCGTTACTGTTTTTACAGGCTGTGAAGTAACAGATTTTGAAGATGTACAAATAGAAGGAAAAGCAGGAAAAAACAATGTATCTGTAAAAATCAAAAATCCTTTACAAAATGAAGATGCAAATTTTCCAGACATCGAACTTACTGCCTCAAAAGTAGCCATTTGCACAAATGCTTTTTCTAAAAAACTCATTCCAGATTTGGATTTGCAAGCAGGACGAGGACAAGTTTTGGTAACCAAACCCTTAAAATATTTACGTTTTAAAGGTACTTTTCACTTAGATGAAGGTTTTTATTATTTCCGAAATTTTGGTAGAAGAATTATTTTAGGAGGAGGAAGAAATATGGATTTTGAAGGCGAAACAACCACAAAATTGGAAACTACAGAACTAATTCTTGAAGATTTAAAATCAAAACTAAGTGAGATTATTATTCCAAAACACAAATTTGAAATAGATACCACTTGGGCAGGAATTATGGCTTTTACAGAAAGTTCAAAAACAAAAATCCCACTCCTTCAAAATTACTCTAAAAATGTCGTTTTAGGAGTTCGTTTGGGTGGAATGGGAGTCGCTTTGGGAAGCAAACTTGGAGAAGAAATAGCTGAAATGATGGGAAATTAG
- the dprA gene encoding DNA-processing protein DprA produces the protein MSDSRQFQVALSLLPHVGAKTAKLLISYCGSAQEVFNASPSKLLKIPNVGQKLIASLKQNKTEVLHKAEKQLAIAEKQDVKILIYTDKGYPQRLLRHEDSPYILYYKGNADLNAQKTVGIVGTRKATEYGKEMTQKIVRDLTKYNPLIVSGLAYGIDIFSHRASLESGLDTIGVMANGLDQIYPPAHKNTAFEMIDQGGLLTEGCFGTMPDPSRFPQRNRVIAGLSDVLIVVEAAAKGGALITAHIANAYNCEVFAVPGNLDSASSAGCNRLIRNHHAHIYTAIEDIEYILKWDLDEQNIPPIKKSNGQLTMEEQIIINKLEDVGGTMAIDNLSIKTQIPLGQLAGQLLMMEMKGIIKALPGKQFKVIS, from the coding sequence ATGTCTGATAGTCGTCAGTTTCAAGTGGCTTTATCGCTTTTGCCTCATGTGGGTGCAAAGACTGCCAAACTTTTGATTAGTTATTGTGGCTCTGCTCAGGAGGTTTTTAATGCTTCTCCATCCAAACTACTAAAAATTCCTAATGTAGGACAAAAACTTATTGCTTCACTAAAGCAAAATAAAACAGAAGTATTACATAAAGCTGAAAAGCAGTTGGCTATTGCTGAAAAACAAGATGTCAAAATTCTGATTTATACAGACAAAGGTTATCCTCAACGCCTTTTAAGACACGAAGATTCTCCTTATATTTTATACTACAAAGGCAATGCAGATTTGAATGCCCAAAAAACAGTTGGAATAGTGGGAACTCGCAAAGCCACTGAGTATGGCAAAGAAATGACACAGAAGATAGTTAGAGATTTAACGAAATATAATCCTTTAATAGTAAGTGGGTTAGCTTATGGAATTGATATTTTTTCACACCGAGCAAGTCTAGAAAGTGGATTAGATACAATTGGTGTGATGGCAAATGGTCTTGATCAAATATATCCTCCAGCTCATAAAAATACAGCTTTTGAAATGATTGATCAAGGAGGACTTTTAACTGAAGGTTGTTTTGGTACAATGCCTGACCCTTCTCGTTTTCCACAACGCAACCGAGTAATTGCAGGTCTTTCTGATGTTTTGATTGTAGTAGAAGCTGCTGCAAAGGGAGGCGCACTTATTACAGCTCATATTGCAAATGCCTATAATTGTGAAGTTTTTGCAGTACCAGGTAACTTGGATTCTGCAAGTTCGGCAGGTTGTAATCGTCTTATTCGCAATCATCATGCTCATATTTATACAGCAATAGAAGACATTGAATATATTTTGAAATGGGATTTGGACGAACAAAATATTCCTCCTATCAAAAAATCAAATGGTCAACTAACCATGGAAGAGCAAATTATTATCAATAAATTAGAAGATGTAGGAGGAACAATGGCAATAGATAATCTTTCTATCAAAACTCAAATTCCCCTTGGTCAGCTTGCAGGACAATTATTGATGATGGAAATGAAAGGAATCATAAAGGCTTTACCTGGAAAACAGTTTAAAGTAATTAGTTAA
- a CDS encoding DoxX family protein — translation MQKTIEGILSIIVAVILLQTLYFKFGTAPESVWIFSKLNAEPSGRYLSGFLELIVAILILIPKTRRVGAVGAIVIMLGAIASHIFILGIRIQDDKGLLFALACITLACAISVLIMRTIRKR, via the coding sequence ATGCAAAAGACAATTGAAGGCATTTTATCAATTATAGTGGCTGTTATTCTTCTTCAAACACTTTATTTTAAATTTGGGACAGCACCCGAATCTGTTTGGATTTTTTCTAAACTTAATGCAGAACCTTCAGGTAGATATTTGTCTGGTTTTCTTGAGCTTATTGTAGCTATCTTAATTTTGATTCCAAAAACTCGTCGTGTCGGAGCTGTAGGAGCAATTGTTATTATGTTGGGAGCAATTGCATCTCATATTTTTATTTTAGGTATTCGTATTCAAGATGATAAAGGACTTTTGTTTGCGCTTGCTTGTATTACACTTGCTTGCGCTATTAGTGTGTTGATTATGAGAACGATACGAAAAAGATGA
- a CDS encoding DUF1294 domain-containing protein has product MNYLFVYLFLINIASGIIFWWDKRKAIQSKKRIKERTLHFYELLGGAFSILFLMYQIRHKNQKKGYFLITYGIALAWMGLVSFLVFKFKS; this is encoded by the coding sequence ATGAACTATTTATTTGTATACTTATTTTTGATTAATATTGCTTCAGGTATTATTTTTTGGTGGGACAAGCGTAAAGCAATACAATCTAAAAAGAGAATAAAAGAACGTACTTTACATTTCTATGAACTATTAGGAGGGGCATTTAGTATTTTATTTTTAATGTATCAAATTAGGCATAAAAACCAAAAAAAAGGTTATTTTCTAATTACTTATGGTATTGCTTTAGCATGGATGGGTTTGGTTAGTTTCCTTGTTTTTAAATTTAAATCGTAA
- a CDS encoding S8 family serine peptidase, with product MENFNFLYPLAYGGILLSAAVYFFLKERQHAAGFARNSFFVSSLLYILSLFFNDGGVMYDLLGVLAPDLAILTIVILIFNRFAPRPKVLYFTIFAVIAGLKLFFFDAGRDAVVDAYENGFTCGMESNEAETIIGSKETTTLPSNLSANGELLLDLNMANKDAIVPILEKYSMSIRRAFPDLQHDEYSELEEYYILDIPTFQLKNIDVIIGELQNSGAVDYLENNEILELPTNPTTSFDVAPNKPSFGINDPNLKDLWGFEKMGVAEMYASLKEQKPKKKAKIVILDTGVEADHEDITSNYLSLEKKSDYDKLGHGTHCAGIAAAVTNNGKGIASFSPNSEFVTVSSIKVLNDAGFGSQETVLAGIIKAADAGADVISLSLGGPSNDAHQKAYSEAVKYANAAGAIVVVAAGNSNKNAKDFSPANADGVITVSAISPDLSIAPFSNHVQDMKMGIAAPGVQIFSTYPKGTYKFLNGTSMATPYVAGLLGVMKALNPELDTKTAFEILKSTGKELEAGEKAGNFIQADKAISAVLEQE from the coding sequence ATGGAAAATTTCAATTTCTTATATCCTTTGGCGTATGGTGGAATTCTGCTCTCAGCAGCAGTTTACTTCTTCCTGAAAGAACGCCAACATGCAGCAGGTTTTGCAAGAAACAGCTTTTTTGTTTCTTCACTCCTTTATATTCTATCATTATTTTTTAATGATGGTGGAGTAATGTACGACCTTTTGGGTGTTCTTGCTCCCGATTTGGCAATTCTTACTATTGTCATTCTGATTTTCAATCGTTTTGCACCTCGTCCTAAAGTTCTTTACTTTACTATTTTTGCAGTTATTGCAGGACTAAAGTTATTCTTTTTTGATGCAGGTAGAGATGCAGTAGTAGATGCTTACGAAAATGGCTTTACTTGTGGAATGGAATCAAATGAAGCTGAAACTATAATTGGAAGTAAAGAAACTACTACTTTGCCTTCAAACCTTAGTGCAAATGGCGAACTTCTTTTGGATTTGAACATGGCTAACAAAGATGCTATTGTTCCAATTTTGGAAAAATACAGTATGTCTATTCGTAGAGCATTTCCAGATTTACAGCATGATGAATATTCTGAATTAGAAGAATATTATATTTTAGATATTCCTACTTTCCAATTAAAGAATATTGATGTAATTATTGGCGAACTTCAAAACTCAGGTGCAGTAGATTATTTAGAAAACAACGAAATTTTAGAGCTTCCAACTAATCCAACAACTTCTTTTGATGTAGCTCCAAACAAACCTTCTTTTGGAATCAATGACCCTAACTTAAAAGACCTTTGGGGATTTGAGAAAATGGGAGTAGCAGAAATGTATGCTTCTTTGAAAGAACAAAAGCCTAAGAAAAAAGCTAAAATTGTTATTTTAGATACAGGTGTAGAAGCTGACCACGAAGATATTACTTCAAATTATCTTTCTCTTGAAAAGAAAAGTGATTATGACAAACTAGGACACGGAACACATTGTGCAGGAATTGCTGCAGCAGTAACTAACAATGGTAAAGGAATTGCTTCTTTTTCTCCAAATTCTGAATTTGTAACGGTTTCTAGTATTAAAGTATTAAATGATGCTGGTTTTGGTTCTCAAGAAACTGTTTTGGCAGGAATTATCAAAGCAGCAGACGCAGGAGCAGATGTAATTTCGCTTTCTTTGGGAGGTCCTTCAAATGATGCTCATCAAAAAGCATATTCAGAAGCTGTAAAATACGCAAATGCAGCAGGTGCAATTGTAGTAGTAGCAGCAGGAAATTCTAACAAAAATGCAAAAGATTTTTCTCCAGCTAATGCAGATGGTGTAATCACTGTTTCAGCTATTTCTCCTGATTTGAGTATAGCTCCTTTCTCTAACCACGTACAAGATATGAAAATGGGAATTGCAGCCCCTGGAGTTCAGATTTTTTCTACTTATCCTAAAGGAACATACAAATTCTTAAACGGTACTTCAATGGCAACTCCTTATGTAGCTGGTCTTTTGGGCGTAATGAAAGCATTAAACCCAGAACTAGATACAAAAACTGCTTTTGAAATCTTGAAATCAACAGGTAAAGAATTAGAAGCTGGTGAAAAAGCAGGTAACTTTATCCAAGCTGACAAAGCAATTAGTGCAGTTTTAGAACAAGAATAA
- a CDS encoding S41 family peptidase, whose protein sequence is MPKLKLPKLKKRFKYGIAGLLIVFMTGSAFYNPSEKYFEIAKNLDIFATLFKEVNTWYVDDVTPSKLMKTGIDAMLASLDPYTNYISEDQIEDYRTMTTGEYSGIGATVGTRDGRILIMMPLEGFAADKAGIKTGDEIIAIDGISLDGKTYDETSQLLKGQAKTDVILSIKRYGLEQPLDITVTREKIQTYNVPYYGMVTSTIGMIKLTDFTRDASKEVRDALLDLKSQGAEKIIFDVRGNPGGLLDEAVKISNIFVEKGKEIVSTKGKVKDWNKTYNGLSDATDTEIPLVVLTSGTSASAAEIVSGVIQDYDRGVLIGENTYGKGLVQATRSLSYNSKLKVTIAKYYIPSGRCIQAIDYANRNEDGSVGKMPDSLRMPFKTAAGRIVYDGGGVKPDIAISHDFYAPVTQTLILKGLLFDYANKYYFENKTIAEAKEFNLTNTEYDSFIKWLSTKEYDYTTKVEKMIKHLEETAQKEESYEALKPQIDEFKKSIAHNKENDLRNHKVEIIELLEQEIAKRYYLERGEMEATFDDDLDLKAAIEVLNDEAKYKKILSK, encoded by the coding sequence TTGCCTAAACTAAAGCTTCCAAAGTTAAAAAAACGATTCAAATACGGCATTGCAGGACTTTTAATTGTCTTCATGACAGGTTCTGCGTTCTATAATCCAAGTGAAAAATACTTTGAGATTGCTAAAAACCTAGATATTTTTGCCACTCTTTTTAAGGAAGTAAATACATGGTATGTAGATGATGTAACGCCTTCAAAACTTATGAAAACAGGTATTGATGCCATGCTTGCGTCCCTTGACCCTTACACAAATTATATTTCAGAAGACCAAATTGAAGATTATCGAACCATGACTACTGGTGAGTATAGTGGAATTGGTGCAACTGTAGGAACTAGAGATGGAAGAATACTTATTATGATGCCTTTAGAGGGGTTTGCTGCCGATAAAGCAGGAATAAAAACGGGTGATGAAATTATAGCTATAGATGGAATTTCATTAGATGGAAAAACGTATGATGAAACTAGCCAGCTTTTGAAAGGACAGGCAAAAACAGATGTAATACTTTCTATAAAGCGTTATGGACTGGAACAACCATTAGATATTACGGTTACAAGAGAAAAAATTCAGACTTATAATGTTCCTTATTATGGAATGGTAACCTCAACTATTGGAATGATAAAACTGACTGATTTTACTCGTGATGCTAGTAAAGAAGTAAGGGATGCCTTATTAGATTTAAAATCACAAGGAGCTGAGAAAATTATCTTTGATGTCAGAGGAAATCCAGGTGGACTTTTAGATGAAGCAGTCAAAATTTCTAATATTTTTGTAGAAAAAGGAAAAGAAATTGTAAGTACGAAAGGAAAAGTAAAAGATTGGAACAAAACCTATAACGGTCTTTCAGATGCTACAGACACAGAAATTCCTTTGGTTGTCTTGACAAGTGGTACAAGTGCATCTGCTGCTGAGATTGTATCTGGAGTGATTCAGGATTATGATAGAGGAGTTTTGATTGGAGAAAATACGTATGGAAAAGGACTTGTACAGGCTACTCGCTCACTTTCTTACAATTCAAAATTAAAAGTTACGATAGCAAAATATTATATTCCAAGTGGAAGATGTATTCAAGCAATTGATTATGCCAACAGAAATGAAGATGGAAGTGTGGGCAAAATGCCTGATTCGCTTCGCATGCCTTTTAAAACGGCTGCTGGACGTATAGTGTATGACGGGGGTGGAGTGAAGCCAGATATTGCTATTAGTCATGATTTTTATGCGCCAGTTACACAAACTTTAATCTTAAAAGGACTTTTATTTGACTATGCAAACAAATATTATTTTGAAAATAAGACGATTGCAGAAGCAAAAGAGTTTAATTTGACTAATACTGAATATGATAGTTTTATCAAATGGCTTTCTACTAAAGAATATGATTATACTACTAAAGTAGAAAAAATGATAAAGCATTTGGAAGAAACTGCTCAAAAAGAGGAGTCTTATGAAGCCTTAAAACCTCAAATTGATGAGTTTAAGAAAAGCATTGCTCACAATAAGGAAAATGATTTGCGTAATCATAAAGTTGAAATTATTGAACTTTTAGAGCAAGAAATAGCAAAACGTTATTATTTAGAAAGGGGAGAAATGGAAGCTACTTTTGATGATGATCTAGATTTGAAGGCAGCTATTGAAGTTTTGAATGATGAAGCTAAGTATAAAAAAATATTAAGTAAGTAA
- a CDS encoding thioredoxin domain-containing protein, whose amino-acid sequence MNQLTKSRSPYLLQHAQNPVHWQMWNNETLQKAKQEDKPILVSIGYSACHWCHVMEHESFENEAVAKVMNEYFVCIKVDREERPDVDAIYMEAVQMMGVSGGWPLNVFLTSDAKPFWGGTYFPANQWFDIVQQIGKAYQNQREEVEESANKVTKVLSISTLERYNLKDVSEFDITILEKAFASLEKRFDKEFGGIGEAPKFPMPSYYLFLLRYYDFLNSKSEENNSITNPIKEKILSQVNLTLNKMAQGGMYDQIGGGFARYSVDREWFAPHFEKMLYDNAQLLSLYAEAYTITKNNTQREVYRQTIEQTTKFLTRELQDKNGGFYSALDADSEGKEGKFYTWTIDEIEKVFTNHTFKNSTNPEQDLQLFKKYYSITSIGNWESPHATEGANILYRKDTDEVFANQNDIDLSILKGKVDEWQNYFLEVRKEKVRPSLDDKILTSWNALLIKGFCNAYSALGNENESEKYLALALQTAEFIEGNLFDKENKSKLYHTFKNETAEIDGFLEDYALLIESYITLYQVCFDEKWILRADELTKYVFTNFYDKEEKLFYFSDQLGSEKLVAQKKEIFDNVISSSNSVMATNLYFLGIILENNLYKETSKEMLGKVASLIAAEPRHVSNWASLFTYFLTPTPEIVIVGENYKEVLKEISSFYIPNKIIIAAKSEEEGQKSALPLLEMRPVINNQTTIYVCKNKTCQLPVNSVKEALKQI is encoded by the coding sequence TTGAACCAACTCACAAAAAGTCGCAGTCCTTATTTACTCCAACATGCTCAAAATCCTGTTCATTGGCAGATGTGGAATAATGAAACTTTACAGAAAGCAAAACAAGAAGACAAGCCTATTTTGGTCAGTATTGGTTATTCGGCGTGTCATTGGTGTCATGTGATGGAACACGAAAGTTTTGAAAATGAAGCTGTCGCAAAAGTGATGAATGAGTATTTTGTGTGTATAAAAGTTGATAGAGAAGAACGCCCAGATGTAGATGCAATTTACATGGAAGCTGTACAAATGATGGGTGTTTCGGGTGGTTGGCCACTGAATGTTTTTTTGACTTCTGATGCAAAACCATTTTGGGGAGGAACTTATTTTCCTGCTAATCAATGGTTTGATATTGTGCAGCAAATAGGAAAAGCCTATCAAAACCAAAGAGAAGAAGTAGAAGAGTCGGCAAATAAAGTAACCAAAGTTTTGTCTATTTCTACATTAGAAAGATATAACTTGAAAGATGTTTCTGAATTTGATATAACTATTTTAGAAAAAGCCTTTGCTAGTTTAGAAAAACGTTTTGATAAAGAGTTTGGTGGAATCGGAGAAGCTCCAAAGTTTCCTATGCCGTCTTATTATTTGTTTTTGCTTCGTTATTATGATTTTCTGAATAGCAAAAGTGAAGAAAATAATAGTATAACAAATCCTATAAAAGAAAAAATACTAAGTCAAGTAAATCTCACTCTCAATAAAATGGCTCAAGGTGGAATGTACGACCAAATTGGAGGAGGTTTTGCTCGTTATTCAGTAGATAGAGAATGGTTTGCGCCTCACTTTGAAAAAATGCTTTATGATAATGCTCAGTTGCTTTCTTTGTACGCTGAAGCCTATACAATTACAAAAAATAATACACAAAGAGAAGTCTATAGACAAACAATTGAACAAACAACCAAATTTTTAACACGAGAATTACAAGACAAAAATGGGGGCTTTTATTCGGCTTTAGATGCTGATAGTGAAGGAAAAGAAGGGAAATTTTATACATGGACAATAGACGAAATAGAAAAAGTCTTTACAAACCACACATTTAAAAATTCTACAAACCCAGAACAGGATTTACAGCTTTTTAAAAAATATTATTCCATTACTTCAATAGGAAACTGGGAAAGCCCACACGCAACGGAAGGAGCAAATATTTTATATAGAAAAGATACAGATGAAGTTTTTGCTAACCAAAATGATATTGATTTAAGTATTTTGAAAGGCAAAGTTGATGAGTGGCAAAATTATTTTTTAGAAGTTAGAAAAGAGAAAGTTCGTCCTAGTTTGGATGATAAAATCCTGACTTCGTGGAATGCACTTTTGATAAAAGGTTTTTGTAATGCCTATTCTGCTTTAGGAAATGAAAACGAAAGTGAGAAATATTTAGCTTTAGCTTTACAGACGGCTGAATTTATAGAAGGTAATCTTTTTGATAAAGAAAATAAATCTAAATTATATCATACTTTCAAAAATGAAACTGCTGAAATAGATGGTTTTTTAGAGGATTATGCACTTTTGATTGAATCTTATATTACGTTGTATCAAGTTTGTTTTGATGAAAAATGGATTCTAAGAGCTGATGAATTGACAAAATATGTTTTTACTAATTTCTATGATAAGGAAGAAAAATTATTTTATTTTAGCGACCAACTGGGAAGTGAAAAATTAGTAGCTCAGAAGAAAGAAATTTTTGATAATGTAATCTCTTCTTCCAATTCTGTAATGGCGACCAATTTATATTTCTTAGGAATTATCTTAGAAAATAACTTGTATAAAGAAACAAGCAAAGAAATGTTAGGAAAAGTAGCATCTTTGATTGCAGCCGAACCAAGACACGTTTCGAATTGGGCATCATTGTTTACATATTTCTTGACCCCAACTCCAGAAATAGTAATTGTTGGAGAAAATTATAAAGAAGTTTTAAAAGAAATTTCTAGTTTTTACATTCCCAATAAAATAATTATTGCTGCAAAAAGTGAAGAAGAAGGTCAAAAATCTGCTTTGCCACTTTTGGAAATGCGTCCAGTTATAAATAATCAAACAACGATTTATGTTTGTAAGAATAAAACGTGTCAATTACCTGTCAATAGTGTAAAAGAGGCTTTGAAACAGATTTGA
- the rdgB gene encoding RdgB/HAM1 family non-canonical purine NTP pyrophosphatase encodes MKICFATNNAKKIEEVTAAIPSTIQLVSLKEIGCTEEIPETTQTIEGNSEQKAMYVYENYNTNCFADDTGLEIEALDGEPGVDSAMYADKIVGSYRDSKENMKLVLKNLSEKASEGNTNRNAQFKTVFTLVIDGKKHQFEGIIKGKIINEPTGEDGFGYDPIFIPNGYEKTFAQMSLSEKNKISHRAIATRKLVTFLNEINKVEP; translated from the coding sequence ATGAAAATATGTTTTGCTACCAATAATGCAAAAAAAATAGAAGAAGTAACAGCTGCCATCCCTTCTACTATTCAATTAGTTAGTTTGAAGGAAATTGGTTGTACAGAGGAAATTCCAGAGACTACACAAACTATTGAAGGAAATTCGGAACAAAAAGCAATGTATGTCTATGAAAATTATAATACAAATTGCTTTGCAGATGATACAGGATTAGAAATTGAAGCTTTAGACGGAGAACCGGGGGTAGATTCTGCAATGTATGCAGACAAAATTGTTGGTTCATATAGAGATTCAAAAGAAAATATGAAATTAGTTTTGAAAAATCTAAGTGAAAAAGCTTCAGAAGGAAATACAAATCGAAATGCACAATTTAAAACTGTTTTTACGCTTGTCATAGATGGAAAAAAACATCAGTTTGAGGGAATAATAAAGGGGAAAATCATAAACGAACCCACAGGAGAAGATGGTTTTGGTTATGACCCTATTTTTATTCCTAATGGTTATGAAAAAACTTTTGCGCAAATGAGTTTATCAGAAAAAAATAAAATTAGTCATAGAGCCATCGCAACAAGAAAATTAGTAACATTCTTAAATGAGATTAACAAAGTAGAACCATAA